A genomic window from Chrysoperla carnea chromosome 3, inChrCarn1.1, whole genome shotgun sequence includes:
- the LOC123296790 gene encoding cytochrome P450 6a2-like, protein MFFDILLILITITLCFVIFYTWNYDYWKKRRIPYESPIFPFGSIKDALLLRKPLGSIIHELYYKYKDYKYFGIFFGRHPVLFIRDPELFKMVTVKNFNDFQDNTASMSEKSDILGALNPFILKGERWKISRTHITPAFTSLKIKQNMYPNMVDVSERLKMYITKNLDNFSNGIKIQNLARDFASEIFTLCGLAIKTDAFEDSKNPFKIIAHEMFETESFTGILKFILMIVDPAVSLLLRTALMSKTAVEYFRKVIRDVRLQRKINNINTNDYFSYLDKLQIDNADFSEDDLASHIVTLFIDGVETTASTIKLTMAEIVANPRIFKKLREEIDTIMVKYDNKLTYDALRDMTYLDHCISEALRMHPLFMFFMRNCTADSFQFPPHKDGVNRDVKIDKGISVLLPVYALQHDENLHANPKTFYPERFSDEDTKVQSKAIYYGFGDGPRICLGMKYAQLVTKIGIWAMISNFDIVLNEKSKYPIKNAGPSFIFVPEDEPLLNFYKRGEIYSR, encoded by the exons atgttctttgatatattattaatattaattacgaTTACAttatgttttgtaatattttacacTTGGAATTACGATTATTGGAAAAAACGCCGTATTCCATATGAATCACCAATATTTCCATTTGGTAGCATAAAAGATGCATTACTTTTGAGAAAACCTTTAGGCTCAATTATACATGAACTATATTA caaatataaagattataaatattttggcaTATTTTTCGGACGACATCCGGTATTATTTATTCGTGATCCAGAACTATTTAAAATGGttacagtgaaaaattttaatgattttcaagaTAATACAGCATCAATGAGTGAAAAATCTGATATATTAGGTGCATTAAATCCATTTATATTGAAAGGAGAACGTTGGAAAATATCACGAACACATATAACCCCAGCATTTACTTCATTAAAG atcaaacaaaatatgtatcCTAATATGGTTGATGTTTCGGAacgtttaaaaatgtatataaccaaaaatttggataatttttctaatggtattaaaatacaaaatttggcaCGAGATTTTGCTagtgaaatatttacattatgtgGCTTAGCAATCAAAACGGATGCATTTGAGGATTCAAAAAATCCATTTAAGATAATCGCCCATGAAATGTTTGAAACGGAATCATTTActggaattttaaaattcatattaatgaTTGTCGATCCAGCAGTGTCACTTTTACTTCGAACAGC ATTAATGTCAAAAACAGCCGTTGAATATTTTCGGAAAGTGATAAGAGATGTTCGCCTTCAACGCAAGATAAATAACATCAACACAAACGATTATTTCAGTTATTTGGATAAACTTCAAATAGACAATGCCg ATTTTTCCGAGGATGATTTAGCATCGCATATAGTAACGTTATTCATCGATGGTGTGGAAACAACTGCTAGTACAATTAAACTTACGATGGCGGAAATTGTAGCAAATCCacggatatttaaaaaattgcggGAGGAAATTGACACAATTATGGtgaaatatgataataaattaacgTATGATGCTCTGCGCGAtatgacttatttagatcattGTATATCag agGCGTTACGTATGCACCCattattcatgttttttatgCGAAATTGCACAGCTGATTCATTTCAATTCCCACCTCACAAAGATGGTGTAAATCGtgatgtaaaaattgataaaggtaTTTCAGTACTCTTACCGGTGTATGCGTTACAACATGACGAAAATTTACATGCAAATCCTAAAACATTTTATCCAGAACGATTTAGTGATGAAGATACCAAAGTTCAATCAAAAGCTATTTACTATGGTTTTGGTGATGGTCCACGAATATGTTTAG gTATGAAATATGCACAATTAGTAACAAAAATTGGAATATGGGCCATGATTTCTAATTTTGACATTGTACTTAATGAGAAAAGTAAATATCCGATTAAAAATGCTGGAccatcatttatttttgtacctGAAGATGaaccacttttaaatttttacaaacgtGGAGAAATTTATAGTCGATAA